In one window of Allorhodopirellula heiligendammensis DNA:
- a CDS encoding sigma-70 family RNA polymerase sigma factor translates to MHTSYRHTGLIELRDQLTRFAPRPKKIEQGLLAEKLLSELVDDRDYVIDYVCFRITNYRPDSKLRQTIRSEDLQHDLRLLIEDLADSAAVDADNAGERVLTVDELAKKFHVSTKTISRWRDAGLVARKFMFGKRKRVGFLQSSVDRFIATNRDKVRRGERFSQLSGEEKSEMIERARQLAEGGASLSEVTLQLAGQMDRSPETIRYTLKNFDVKNQKLAIFPHHRESLTEEDKRVIAQLHDHGATIPQLCKRFKRTRSSIRRILDEVRMQQLTELPLDHIYNEDFEDTSREAEYLADMPAGTASRKVRTPSDLPSYLAALYDVALLNREQEGHLFRKMNYLKHRAGVLRDELIASGQNNAASMDQIQSLYEEAVRVKNKIVQANLRLVVSIAKRHLASTDDFFSLISDGNMSLIRAVEKFDYSRGNKFSTYATWAIMKNFARTIPKEFKHRDRFRTSGEEMFDAHQDQRLDPYTEETVQRQRQRELARILDRLDEREQKIISARFGLQRGVEPLTLKEVGAEMGVTKERVRQLEARALTKLREAARDAKIDVELGAS, encoded by the coding sequence ATGCATACCAGCTACCGTCACACCGGACTTATCGAACTTCGCGACCAGCTGACTCGGTTTGCGCCCCGTCCCAAGAAAATTGAACAAGGACTGCTCGCCGAAAAACTGCTCAGCGAACTCGTGGATGATCGCGATTACGTGATTGATTACGTGTGTTTCCGAATCACGAACTATCGCCCCGATTCGAAACTACGCCAAACAATCCGCTCCGAAGATCTTCAACACGACCTGCGTCTGTTGATCGAAGATCTGGCCGATTCGGCAGCCGTTGACGCCGACAACGCCGGTGAGCGGGTGCTGACCGTCGACGAATTGGCGAAGAAGTTCCACGTTTCTACCAAAACCATCAGCCGCTGGCGTGATGCGGGCTTGGTTGCCCGCAAGTTCATGTTCGGCAAACGCAAACGCGTTGGTTTTCTGCAGAGCAGTGTGGACCGGTTTATCGCGACGAATCGTGACAAGGTCCGCCGGGGCGAGCGTTTCAGCCAACTGAGCGGCGAAGAGAAATCGGAGATGATCGAACGTGCCCGGCAATTGGCCGAGGGCGGTGCGAGCCTTTCGGAGGTCACGCTGCAGTTGGCAGGACAGATGGACCGTTCACCGGAGACGATCCGCTACACACTCAAAAACTTTGACGTCAAAAACCAGAAGCTCGCGATCTTCCCACATCATCGCGAGTCGTTGACCGAAGAGGACAAACGCGTGATTGCCCAACTGCATGACCACGGGGCAACCATCCCGCAATTGTGCAAGCGATTCAAGCGCACCCGCTCGAGTATCCGGCGGATTCTTGATGAGGTGCGTATGCAGCAACTCACGGAGCTGCCCCTGGATCACATTTACAACGAAGACTTCGAAGACACCAGTCGCGAAGCGGAGTACTTGGCCGATATGCCCGCAGGCACGGCGTCGCGGAAGGTCCGCACTCCATCCGATCTCCCCAGCTATTTGGCCGCTCTGTATGACGTCGCTCTGCTCAACCGCGAGCAAGAAGGACATCTGTTTCGCAAGATGAATTACCTCAAACACCGTGCAGGTGTGCTGCGGGATGAACTCATCGCGAGTGGCCAGAACAATGCAGCGAGCATGGATCAAATCCAGTCGCTGTACGAGGAAGCGGTGCGGGTCAAGAACAAGATTGTGCAAGCGAACTTGCGTCTGGTGGTTTCGATCGCCAAACGGCACCTCGCGAGCACGGATGATTTCTTCTCACTGATCAGCGACGGCAACATGTCATTGATCCGCGCCGTGGAAAAATTTGATTATTCGCGTGGCAACAAGTTCAGCACTTATGCAACGTGGGCGATCATGAAAAATTTTGCACGAACGATCCCGAAGGAGTTCAAACACCGCGATCGCTTCCGCACCAGTGGCGAGGAGATGTTCGACGCGCACCAAGACCAGCGGCTCGATCCGTACACCGAAGAAACCGTGCAGCGACAGCGGCAGCGAGAACTCGCACGAATTCTCGATCGCCTCGACGAGCGTGAGCAGAAGATCATTTCCGCACGCTTCGGGCTGCAACGAGGTGTCGAGCCGCTGACGCTCAAAGAGGTCGGTGCCGAGATGGGTGTGACCAAAGAGCGCGTTCGTCAGCTCGAAGCCCGAGCGTTAACCAAGCTTCGCGAAGCCGCACGCGATGCGAAAATCGATGTCGAACTCGGTGCCAGCTGA
- the rpmA gene encoding 50S ribosomal protein L27: protein MAHKKGQGSSRNGRDSNAQRRGVKKFGGEAVSAGNILVRQVGTKFHPGKGVGMGNDYTIYALVAGKVRFDREGRRINVDVA from the coding sequence ATGGCACATAAAAAGGGTCAGGGCAGCAGCCGGAACGGTCGCGACAGCAACGCACAACGTCGCGGCGTGAAGAAATTTGGTGGCGAAGCTGTATCGGCAGGAAATATTCTCGTTCGCCAGGTAGGGACAAAGTTCCACCCTGGTAAGGGCGTTGGCATGGGCAACGACTACACGATCTACGCCCTCGTCGCGGGCAAGGTACGTTTCGATCGCGAAGGTCGCCGCATCAACGTCGACGTGGCCTGA
- a CDS encoding ATP-dependent helicase, protein MNGFSVEGLNPPQAEAVTTLSGPLLVLAGAGTGKTRVVTFRIANLIKHGIAPERILAVTFTNKAAGEMLERVSELLGHKQQRRRKGEKPPPKPVISTFHSQCVRMLREHANVLGFPKKFSIYDRSDQESLARAVLRELRLPGTALKPSDMLSIIGSWKNESILPEQAAGHACTDKEHFAASGYRRYQNALRARGAMDFDDLLLHTETLLTEHEEVRQAEAAKYDHVLVDEYQDTNGSQYRITQALTRDHRNFCVVGDDDQSIYAWRGADVTHILSFSKDWPDAKIVWLEDNYRSTGAILEMANTLIAFNAERHDKILKPDRPKGKRPRIVQHKDETTEAETVVREIRHLIDNEHLQPKEIAILFRTNEQPRLFETELRKADVPYVMLGSQSFFDRREVRDLIAYLKWIDQPDDEISLLRVINTPARGLSNKTTRLLIDRAVQRGVPVWQVMQNAAAIEDLPPAAKRGIDQLRQLCADVQQRAENDSLVGAMETLMQRTAYADEIAKLYDQPDEREARMASIGEFTNAMSAYQDKSEKPELSGFLSDIALSGREMGSEKDKLAMKNAVWLLTMHAAKGLEFPVVYMVGMEDGFLPHSRSVKSGREEDIAEERRLCYVGITRAQESLTMSLALTRRKWGKPRPTQPSRFLYEITGKADNPNKYRKQGRRGNGARR, encoded by the coding sequence TTGAATGGATTCAGCGTTGAGGGACTCAACCCTCCGCAAGCCGAAGCGGTCACGACGCTGTCCGGACCGCTGCTGGTACTCGCCGGCGCCGGCACGGGGAAAACTCGTGTCGTCACGTTCCGAATCGCAAATTTGATCAAGCACGGCATCGCTCCCGAGCGAATCCTCGCGGTGACGTTCACCAACAAAGCTGCTGGAGAGATGCTCGAACGCGTCTCGGAATTACTCGGTCACAAGCAGCAGCGCCGCCGAAAAGGCGAGAAGCCTCCTCCCAAGCCCGTCATCAGCACGTTTCACTCGCAGTGCGTGCGGATGCTACGCGAGCACGCCAATGTGCTGGGGTTTCCAAAAAAATTCTCGATTTACGATCGCAGTGATCAAGAGTCGTTGGCGCGTGCAGTGCTTCGCGAACTCCGCTTGCCGGGTACGGCGCTGAAACCGTCGGACATGCTATCGATCATTGGCTCGTGGAAAAACGAGTCGATTTTGCCGGAGCAGGCCGCCGGGCATGCTTGTACGGATAAAGAGCATTTCGCCGCATCGGGATACCGCCGATATCAAAATGCGTTGCGAGCTCGCGGTGCCATGGATTTTGACGACCTACTGCTGCACACCGAGACCCTCTTAACGGAGCACGAGGAGGTCCGCCAAGCCGAGGCCGCGAAGTACGACCACGTGCTCGTCGACGAGTACCAAGACACCAATGGCAGTCAATATCGGATCACCCAGGCCCTGACCCGAGACCATCGCAACTTCTGCGTCGTTGGTGACGATGACCAGTCGATTTATGCATGGCGCGGCGCGGACGTCACCCACATTCTCAGTTTCTCCAAGGATTGGCCGGACGCCAAGATCGTTTGGCTCGAAGACAATTATCGCTCGACCGGTGCGATTCTCGAGATGGCCAATACACTGATCGCGTTCAATGCCGAACGTCACGACAAAATTCTCAAGCCCGATCGCCCCAAAGGAAAACGCCCCCGAATCGTTCAGCACAAGGATGAGACCACGGAAGCTGAAACGGTTGTTCGTGAGATTCGCCATCTGATCGATAACGAGCATCTGCAACCCAAAGAGATTGCGATTCTGTTTCGTACTAACGAGCAACCTCGGCTGTTTGAAACGGAACTGCGCAAAGCGGATGTGCCCTATGTGATGCTGGGTAGCCAATCGTTTTTCGATCGTCGCGAAGTGCGGGATCTGATTGCGTATTTAAAATGGATCGACCAGCCCGATGATGAGATCTCATTGCTGCGAGTGATCAATACGCCTGCACGCGGACTGAGTAACAAGACCACGCGGTTGCTCATCGATCGGGCGGTGCAACGGGGCGTGCCTGTATGGCAGGTGATGCAGAACGCGGCGGCGATTGAAGACTTGCCGCCGGCCGCCAAACGCGGCATCGATCAGCTGCGTCAACTCTGTGCCGACGTGCAGCAGCGAGCAGAAAACGACTCTCTCGTCGGTGCGATGGAAACGCTGATGCAACGCACCGCCTACGCCGATGAGATTGCGAAACTTTACGACCAGCCCGATGAGCGGGAGGCTCGGATGGCTTCGATTGGTGAATTTACCAACGCCATGTCGGCTTATCAGGATAAGAGTGAGAAGCCCGAACTATCGGGCTTCTTGAGTGACATCGCGTTGTCAGGGCGTGAGATGGGAAGCGAGAAAGACAAGCTCGCAATGAAGAATGCTGTCTGGCTGTTAACCATGCACGCGGCCAAAGGGCTCGAGTTCCCGGTCGTGTACATGGTCGGGATGGAAGATGGATTCCTTCCTCACAGTCGTAGCGTCAAGAGCGGCCGTGAAGAAGACATCGCCGAGGAGCGACGGCTGTGCTACGTCGGCATCACACGCGCCCAGGAAAGTCTCACGATGTCGCTCGCCCTGACCCGGCGAAAGTGGGGGAAACCCCGCCCCACGCAACCCAGTCGCTTTCTCTACGAGATCACTGGAAAAGCCGATAATCCCAATAAGTATCGCAAACAGGGCCGCCGCGGTAACGGGGCGCGACGATGA
- a CDS encoding ABC transporter permease: MAEPISLSRLAIALVPVVGLLIWLAIEGHSLRGTLQGLARMLIQLSLVGYVLVFLFESDRIWVTLVSLTAMMMAASAIAIRTAEQKPWGRYLQVIVSIMLGGGVTLAVITVGVLNVQPWYNPRILIPLAGMTFSNCMNALSLAIERLDSSTDGSPDSAVRVALIPITNSLFAVGVVSIPGMMTGQVLAGVSPLIAARYQIMIMCLIFASAGLSLLVFMRLQPKAKAA, encoded by the coding sequence ATGGCTGAGCCTATTTCGCTGTCGAGGTTGGCGATCGCCTTGGTGCCTGTGGTTGGATTGCTGATTTGGCTTGCCATCGAGGGGCACTCGCTGCGCGGGACCCTGCAAGGGCTCGCGCGGATGCTGATTCAATTGTCTTTGGTCGGATATGTGCTCGTCTTTTTATTCGAGTCTGACCGGATCTGGGTGACGCTCGTCTCACTGACGGCGATGATGATGGCCGCGTCAGCGATCGCGATTCGCACCGCCGAACAGAAACCATGGGGACGCTATCTGCAAGTCATCGTATCGATCATGCTCGGGGGAGGTGTCACGCTCGCGGTGATCACCGTGGGCGTTCTCAATGTCCAGCCCTGGTACAATCCTCGCATCTTGATTCCGCTCGCAGGAATGACGTTCAGCAACTGCATGAATGCGCTTTCGCTGGCGATCGAGCGTCTCGATTCGTCTACTGACGGCAGTCCGGATTCTGCGGTGCGAGTAGCGCTCATCCCGATTACAAACAGTCTCTTCGCCGTCGGTGTGGTTTCGATTCCCGGGATGATGACCGGTCAAGTTTTGGCGGGGGTGTCGCCACTGATCGCGGCACGCTATCAGATCATGATTATGTGCTTGATTTTCGCATCAGCGGGATTGTCCCTGCTCGTCTTCATGCGTTTGCAACCGAAAGCAAAGGCTGCATAG